From the genome of Candidatus Electrothrix communis, one region includes:
- a CDS encoding ABC transporter permease, translated as MQESKTTFWAKPFFYLGDNCLYLLADLGRMGMFLFAALAGLFKRPFRGKELLKQLHFIGAGSIVVVFFTALSSGMVLGLQGVYTLQKFGADGMLGSGVALTLIMELGPILTALMVAGRAGSAMCAEIGIMRISEQIDALECMAIDPFRYLITPKFLATIISVPLLTAMFDVVGIYGGYLTGVKLMGVSSGSFFNGMMNSVTNHDIQLGLIKSFVFAFLLVWISTGRGYFVLQIRGAGFGAESVSKVTTQAVVLSSISVLIFDYLLTAVLL; from the coding sequence TTGCAGGAATCCAAAACGACATTCTGGGCCAAGCCCTTTTTTTACCTCGGTGATAACTGCCTCTATCTGCTTGCTGACTTGGGCAGGATGGGGATGTTCTTATTTGCTGCCTTAGCTGGCCTTTTCAAGCGCCCTTTTCGAGGGAAAGAGCTTCTTAAGCAATTGCATTTCATAGGAGCTGGTTCCATAGTTGTGGTGTTTTTCACTGCCTTGTCCTCCGGTATGGTGCTCGGACTGCAAGGCGTGTACACCCTGCAAAAGTTTGGTGCCGATGGTATGCTGGGCTCCGGGGTCGCTCTCACCTTGATTATGGAGCTCGGTCCCATTCTGACAGCCTTGATGGTTGCTGGACGGGCTGGATCTGCCATGTGTGCGGAGATCGGCATCATGCGGATCTCTGAGCAGATTGATGCCTTGGAGTGTATGGCTATTGATCCTTTTCGCTATCTCATTACACCCAAGTTCTTAGCTACAATTATTTCCGTGCCCCTGCTCACAGCCATGTTTGACGTTGTGGGTATTTATGGCGGGTATCTTACCGGTGTGAAATTGATGGGTGTGAGCTCCGGCTCTTTCTTTAACGGCATGATGAACAGTGTCACGAATCACGATATTCAGCTCGGACTGATTAAGTCCTTTGTGTTTGCCTTTCTGCTGGTTTGGATCAGTACAGGACGCGGCTATTTTGTCTTGCAGATCCGAGGGGCAGGGTTTGGAGCTGAAAGCGTCAGTAAGGTGACTACCCAGGCAGTTGTTCTTTCCTCGATTTCTGTTTTAATCTTTGATTACCTGCTCACAGCAGTGTTGCTTTAA
- a CDS encoding ATP-binding cassette domain-containing protein, protein MVAEMEKELVKDHSTEGDRVADSTPAVEFIDVVKYFGEWGQRHRVLHGVSYSVPRGKTTVIAGGSGQGKSVTLKLVLGLLKPDSGRILVDGQDVTRLRGNKLRDLRMKFGVLFQGAALFDSLSVFENIALPLRERTRLTEQEIEERVAATLKTLELFGHEKKFPAQLSGGMQKRVGLARALQLEPEIVLFDEPTTGLDPVMTQEIYDLFRRTQEKLGYTAIIVSHDIPKVFDLADQIVLLNKGEVDVFTDVAQIKDSEKPYIREFAEMTLGDLFEADNKKC, encoded by the coding sequence ATGGTTGCTGAAATGGAAAAAGAGTTGGTAAAAGATCACTCGACAGAGGGAGACAGAGTGGCGGACAGTACCCCGGCTGTTGAGTTTATTGACGTTGTTAAATACTTCGGGGAATGGGGCCAGAGGCATAGGGTGTTGCATGGTGTCAGTTATTCGGTTCCTCGGGGGAAGACCACTGTTATTGCAGGGGGCAGCGGCCAGGGTAAGAGTGTGACGCTCAAACTGGTGCTCGGCTTGCTGAAACCGGATTCTGGTCGGATTTTGGTGGATGGTCAGGATGTCACCCGGTTAAGAGGGAATAAACTTCGCGACCTGCGGATGAAATTCGGGGTGTTGTTTCAGGGAGCGGCTTTGTTCGATTCCCTTTCTGTGTTTGAAAACATCGCTCTGCCACTCCGGGAACGAACTCGCTTGACGGAACAGGAGATTGAGGAACGGGTTGCTGCCACCTTGAAGACCTTGGAACTCTTTGGCCATGAAAAGAAATTCCCAGCCCAGCTCAGCGGTGGTATGCAAAAACGGGTTGGTTTAGCCAGAGCCTTGCAACTTGAACCAGAGATCGTGCTCTTTGATGAGCCGACAACTGGGCTTGATCCGGTGATGACCCAGGAAATCTATGATTTGTTTCGACGGACACAAGAGAAACTGGGGTATACCGCAATTATTGTCAGTCATGATATTCCCAAGGTTTTTGACTTGGCAGATCAAATTGTCCTGCTGAATAAAGGGGAGGTTGATGTCTTTACTGATGTTGCGCAGATCAAGGATTCAGAAAAACCCTATATTCGCGAGTTCGCGGAGATGACTCTCGGGGATTTGTTCGAAGCCGACAACAAGAAGTGCTGA
- the mlaD gene encoding outer membrane lipid asymmetry maintenance protein MlaD produces the protein MNNSRLEIVVGLFLVLGFAAFGWLALQLGEVSWLGEGSTYTLYAEFENVSGVKAGAEVQIAGVTVGTVSELRLSKDDVAVATLKLNKDIRLAKDSMASVKSQGIIGDKIIQISPGGDEKMYQAGDVIVDTESSVDLESLISKFAFGSVK, from the coding sequence GTGAATAATTCTCGTTTAGAAATAGTCGTTGGTCTCTTTCTTGTTCTGGGTTTTGCCGCCTTTGGCTGGCTTGCCCTTCAGCTTGGCGAGGTTTCTTGGCTGGGGGAGGGGAGTACCTACACCTTATATGCTGAGTTTGAAAATGTTTCAGGCGTGAAAGCTGGCGCTGAGGTCCAGATAGCTGGAGTCACGGTAGGAACGGTGTCTGAACTGCGTCTGAGCAAAGATGATGTTGCCGTTGCCACCCTCAAGTTGAATAAGGATATCCGTTTGGCCAAAGATTCTATGGCCTCGGTCAAATCTCAGGGGATTATTGGTGATAAAATTATTCAGATTTCTCCGGGTGGTGATGAGAAGATGTATCAGGCCGGTGATGTCATTGTGGATACAGAGTCTTCAGTTGATCTGGAGTCGTTGATTTCCAAGTTCGCTTTTGGCTCTGTTAAATAA
- a CDS encoding VacJ family lipoprotein, whose protein sequence is MDFLDDAFYDEPLEEDADKDPFEGINRVVFTFNDYAFMWILNPLATGYSNLLPADIRGSIANVFYNLQEPMRFVNSLLQARFSDAGTLLTRFTVNSVGGVGGLGDPAAELGFSRTEATFCQTMDKWGVPDGIFLMVPIMGPTTLRDVSGKIIDRFSLTPLYYNWAAGWEESVGIFMGKEVNNLSLHLGEYEMMKDMSVDPYVAVRDFYFQQREQAWKTYPR, encoded by the coding sequence GTGGATTTTCTTGATGATGCATTTTATGACGAACCGCTTGAAGAAGATGCTGACAAAGATCCCTTTGAAGGAATTAATCGGGTAGTTTTTACCTTTAATGATTATGCTTTCATGTGGATTTTGAACCCTCTTGCAACCGGATACAGCAATCTTCTTCCAGCAGATATTCGGGGTTCCATAGCAAATGTTTTCTACAACCTGCAGGAGCCGATGCGTTTTGTCAATAGCTTGTTGCAGGCACGTTTTTCCGATGCTGGCACTTTATTGACTCGGTTTACTGTGAATTCTGTTGGCGGGGTTGGCGGGCTCGGAGACCCTGCTGCCGAGCTGGGTTTTTCGCGAACAGAGGCGACCTTTTGCCAAACTATGGATAAGTGGGGTGTTCCAGATGGTATTTTTTTAATGGTACCGATTATGGGACCGACAACCCTGCGTGATGTCTCCGGCAAGATCATTGATAGATTTTCCCTCACACCTCTTTACTATAATTGGGCAGCAGGTTGGGAGGAGTCCGTTGGTATTTTTATGGGAAAAGAAGTGAATAACCTCTCTTTGCATCTTGGCGAGTATGAAATGATGAAGGATATGAGCGTTGATCCTTACGTCGCTGTCCGAGATTTTTATTTTCAGCAACGTGAACAAGCGTGGAAAACTTATCCGCGTTAG
- a CDS encoding ABC transporter substrate-binding protein, with protein sequence MQNVRCLLFCLLIISFLGQIAVAAAPDPTEQLEPVINGIISQLKRPGFRKESIKHQILQIKELASERFDFLETSKWVLAKKWRSMSEEERNQFSSLFAELIGYGYIGKVDDYISKEIKFVGHDFTESNKNRALVNTLLVGGGKEVSIKYSMILKGDKWMVFDIFAERVSLVRNYRAQFKAVSQDRLIPELEKLIKEMEAGEK encoded by the coding sequence ATGCAGAATGTTCGATGTTTACTTTTTTGTTTATTGATTATTTCGTTTTTGGGTCAAATCGCCGTTGCTGCTGCCCCTGATCCTACAGAACAACTGGAGCCGGTTATTAATGGAATAATCAGTCAGTTAAAGCGCCCTGGTTTCAGAAAGGAAAGCATTAAGCATCAAATCCTCCAAATTAAGGAACTGGCCTCAGAGCGTTTCGATTTTTTAGAGACGTCTAAATGGGTTCTTGCAAAAAAATGGAGGAGCATGAGTGAAGAGGAACGGAATCAGTTTTCTTCTTTATTCGCAGAATTAATTGGATATGGTTATATCGGTAAAGTGGATGATTATATTAGCAAGGAAATTAAATTTGTTGGCCATGATTTTACTGAAAGTAATAAGAATAGGGCTTTGGTAAATACCCTATTGGTCGGAGGGGGAAAGGAGGTATCCATAAAATATTCTATGATCTTGAAAGGAGATAAGTGGATGGTATTCGATATTTTTGCTGAAAGAGTTAGTTTGGTGCGCAATTATAGAGCTCAATTCAAGGCCGTGTCACAAGATCGGTTGATACCGGAGTTAGAAAAATTGATCAAAGAAATGGAGGCCGGGGAAAAGTAA
- a CDS encoding outer membrane lipoprotein-sorting protein — protein MTRVLSFFFFFFLLALPVQLLCAALEPLAPSDTSGPDASLDVDQVIKKVEDNLNGKTAVMAMSMVVKTKRAERTMKMKSWSVGNTKSFIKILYPGKDKGITFLKLDNAMWQYVPRIEKTIKIPASMMLQSWMGSDFSNDDLVRDSSISEDYTKKLLGETETEYRVELLPHPDAAVVWGKIIFAVSKQYFLPTTVQYFDEDDALIRVMSYTDVQQLGDDGDRFYPMAWTVTPQESEKAGHETAITITEAVFDSEVEPSYFSKRALKRFSK, from the coding sequence ATGACACGTGTGCTGTCATTCTTCTTCTTTTTCTTCCTCCTGGCCCTGCCTGTACAGTTACTTTGTGCTGCCCTGGAACCTCTTGCTCCATCAGATACGTCTGGTCCTGATGCGTCGTTAGACGTGGATCAGGTTATCAAGAAGGTTGAGGATAATCTGAACGGCAAGACTGCTGTCATGGCAATGAGCATGGTGGTAAAGACCAAGCGGGCCGAGCGCACCATGAAGATGAAGAGCTGGTCAGTCGGCAATACAAAATCGTTTATTAAGATTTTGTATCCGGGAAAAGATAAGGGAATTACCTTTTTAAAGCTCGACAATGCCATGTGGCAATATGTGCCTCGCATTGAAAAGACTATAAAAATCCCAGCATCTATGATGCTCCAGAGCTGGATGGGCAGTGATTTTAGCAACGACGACTTAGTGCGAGATAGCTCGATCAGTGAGGACTACACCAAGAAACTGCTCGGGGAAACCGAGACCGAGTATCGGGTGGAGCTTTTACCCCATCCAGATGCCGCAGTAGTTTGGGGGAAGATTATCTTTGCCGTCTCCAAGCAATATTTTCTTCCCACCACCGTGCAGTATTTTGACGAGGATGATGCTCTTATCCGGGTGATGAGCTATACAGATGTTCAGCAGCTCGGAGATGATGGAGACCGTTTTTATCCTATGGCCTGGACAGTGACTCCTCAGGAGTCTGAAAAGGCTGGTCATGAAACCGCCATAACGATTACTGAAGCGGTCTTTGATAGTGAGGTCGAGCCCTCGTATTTCAGCAAAAGGGCGCTCAAGAGATTTAGCAAGTAA
- the hslU gene encoding ATP-dependent protease ATPase subunit HslU, whose protein sequence is MSELNSLTPKQTVQKLDQYIIGQGDAKRSVAIALRNRWRRQQVLPPLREEIAPKNIIMIGPTGVGKTEIARRLATLAQSPFIKVEASKFTEVGYVGRDVESMVRDLLQLAINMVTKEEEEGVTAKAASAAEERLLNLLLPPVPKRDTAEKGETDEKGGVISLSYNDAFGKDTASLEADNAATKKQADSAAKTREKLRRMLHSGELDDRTVELNVTTQKPQGPVVEVFSASGMEDMQSSLQDAFSKIFPGQQQERKFKVPDALEYLKKEESQRLVDIESVTEKAIQRTEQAGIIFLDEIDKIASRSGSGSGSPDISREGVQRDLLPIVEGSTVTTKYGPVRTDHILFIASGAFYANKPSDLAPELQGRFPIRVNLNALGEEDFFRILTEPENALIKQYTALMATEGIELEFKEEAIREMARIAVEVNRKTENIGARRLHTVIECVLDELSFDATEREERTFVVTPEYVQKQLLDISDNEDLSRYIL, encoded by the coding sequence ATGAGTGAGTTGAATTCGTTAACACCGAAACAGACCGTCCAGAAACTCGACCAGTATATTATCGGTCAGGGTGACGCAAAGCGTTCCGTTGCTATAGCCCTCCGCAACCGTTGGCGGCGCCAGCAGGTCCTCCCTCCTCTACGCGAGGAAATTGCCCCAAAAAATATCATCATGATCGGCCCCACAGGTGTCGGGAAGACCGAGATAGCGCGAAGATTGGCTACCCTTGCCCAATCTCCCTTTATCAAGGTTGAGGCCTCAAAATTTACCGAAGTGGGTTACGTGGGCCGTGATGTTGAATCCATGGTGCGGGATCTCCTTCAGTTGGCCATCAATATGGTGACCAAGGAGGAAGAGGAAGGCGTGACCGCCAAGGCGGCATCAGCAGCTGAAGAACGCCTGCTCAATCTCCTGCTGCCACCGGTTCCGAAGCGCGACACTGCTGAGAAGGGTGAGACTGACGAGAAAGGCGGTGTCATTTCGTTATCCTATAATGACGCCTTTGGCAAGGATACGGCCTCTCTCGAAGCGGACAACGCTGCGACAAAAAAGCAAGCCGACTCCGCAGCAAAAACCCGTGAAAAATTGCGGAGAATGCTCCACAGCGGAGAACTGGATGATCGCACGGTTGAACTTAATGTAACCACCCAAAAGCCCCAGGGACCGGTTGTAGAAGTTTTTTCCGCCTCCGGGATGGAAGACATGCAGTCCTCTCTACAGGACGCCTTTTCTAAGATTTTTCCTGGTCAGCAGCAGGAGCGAAAATTCAAGGTCCCAGACGCCTTGGAGTACTTGAAAAAAGAAGAATCCCAGCGCTTGGTTGATATAGAAAGCGTGACTGAAAAAGCAATACAGCGAACCGAGCAGGCCGGGATTATCTTTCTTGATGAGATAGATAAAATCGCCTCCAGGAGCGGCTCTGGTTCAGGATCTCCTGATATTTCTCGGGAAGGGGTCCAGCGAGATCTGTTGCCCATTGTTGAAGGCTCCACCGTAACCACCAAATACGGTCCGGTCCGCACAGATCACATCCTTTTTATTGCTTCTGGAGCCTTCTATGCCAATAAACCTTCAGACCTTGCCCCGGAATTACAGGGACGCTTTCCTATTCGGGTCAATCTGAATGCTCTTGGCGAAGAAGACTTCTTTCGTATTCTCACAGAGCCGGAAAATGCCTTAATCAAGCAATACACGGCCCTGATGGCTACCGAAGGTATAGAACTGGAGTTTAAAGAAGAGGCTATCAGGGAAATGGCACGAATCGCTGTGGAGGTCAATAGAAAGACCGAAAACATCGGAGCACGCCGCCTGCACACGGTCATAGAGTGTGTCCTGGACGAGCTCTCCTTTGATGCCACAGAGCGTGAAGAGCGGACCTTTGTTGTTACACCGGAATATGTACAGAAGCAGTTACTTGATATTTCCGATAATGAAGATTTGAGCAGGTATATTTTATAG
- the hslV gene encoding ATP-dependent protease subunit HslV, whose protein sequence is MKKIRSTTILAIRHKGEVVIAGDGQVSLGQTVIKHNARKVRRLYHDKVITGFAGSTADAFTLYDRLEQKLEQFNGNLMRSSVELAKDWRTDKMLRRLEAMMIAVDEKTSLLLSGSGDVIESDNGILAIGSGGSFAQAAAAALIAHSDLDAESVARESMAIAASICVYTNHNLIVEKV, encoded by the coding sequence ATGAAAAAAATACGATCGACAACAATTCTGGCAATACGCCATAAGGGAGAGGTAGTCATTGCGGGCGATGGTCAAGTCTCGCTTGGACAGACCGTCATCAAACATAATGCGCGTAAAGTTCGCCGACTCTACCATGATAAAGTGATTACCGGGTTTGCCGGTTCAACAGCTGACGCCTTTACCCTGTATGACCGGCTGGAGCAGAAGCTGGAGCAGTTTAACGGCAATTTGATGCGTTCCTCGGTTGAGCTGGCTAAGGACTGGCGCACCGACAAAATGTTGCGCCGGCTTGAGGCAATGATGATTGCTGTTGATGAAAAAACATCCTTACTGCTCTCCGGCAGCGGCGATGTGATTGAGTCTGATAACGGCATCCTGGCTATCGGTTCGGGTGGCTCCTTTGCCCAGGCAGCGGCAGCCGCGCTGATCGCCCACTCCGACCTGGATGCTGAATCTGTCGCGCGTGAATCAATGGCTATCGCGGCTTCCATCTGCGTGTATACCAATCATAATCTTATCGTGGAAAAGGTCTAG
- a CDS encoding TIGR04211 family SH3 domain-containing protein: protein MTVTKKHEHLPKPFFLLSLLIVLLAGTAIAAEVKFVRPDLDIPVRRGRGEKYKIMKFVKDGNKLDFLEENGNWAKVRLPGGTEGWMLKRYLSDEKPPVQQVEELRKENDQLKTENEKLTRNLKQIKALQQTSSEELEKLQTSAEEKLALGLSECNKMKDEYKASQEFNKIMWFLSGAGVLLLGWLIGHFAGSSQRKRNRLL, encoded by the coding sequence ATGACGGTTACAAAAAAACATGAACATCTGCCCAAGCCCTTTTTTCTCCTATCTCTGCTTATTGTCCTGCTCGCAGGCACAGCAATAGCGGCAGAGGTTAAATTTGTACGCCCTGATCTTGACATACCGGTACGGCGCGGCAGGGGTGAAAAGTATAAGATAATGAAATTCGTTAAAGACGGTAATAAGTTAGATTTCTTGGAAGAAAACGGAAACTGGGCCAAGGTGCGGCTTCCAGGCGGTACAGAAGGCTGGATGCTGAAAAGATATTTAAGTGATGAAAAGCCGCCAGTGCAACAGGTAGAAGAGCTGCGTAAAGAAAATGATCAGCTCAAAACAGAGAATGAAAAGCTGACCCGTAACTTGAAGCAAATTAAAGCACTCCAGCAAACCAGCAGTGAGGAGCTTGAAAAATTGCAAACATCGGCTGAAGAAAAACTTGCTTTGGGCCTCAGTGAATGCAATAAGATGAAGGACGAATACAAGGCTTCTCAAGAATTTAATAAAATCATGTGGTTTCTATCCGGGGCCGGGGTTTTACTCCTTGGCTGGTTGATCGGTCATTTTGCAGGCAGCTCACAAAGAAAGCGGAACAGACTTTTATGA
- a CDS encoding MFS transporter, whose translation MNTQERAILSTTGYGHFLSHFNMLVFPALALPLSQHFGIDLAATLDLGFWMYLLFGITALPWGMLADKFGPRPLLALFYLGGGCSGLAAATFSDNPSAFQLALVGIGFFSGIYHPAGLGWIATSIPRRTASAMAINGIFGSLGLAMGPLLAGLINWLFGVQAVYLCLGLMNIAGIFFLLLTNRATADAQTSRQQTDEQQNSTPSLREREGEKEKFTAWKGFLVLLTCMMLGGVIYRGATVTLPALFERNLPVVVMAVNNLFQDSTISGNVVATMTIGILYLVGMYGQYIGGRFGERFDLRHSYLGFHLITIPFAFLIGTATDMPLILLAALHSFFLLGMQPLENTLVAKLTPAWMRSSAYGMKFILTFGVGALSVKLIKITEQGWGLPLVFPVLGTISVLLVLMIGVLIVSTQHIRS comes from the coding sequence ATGAATACGCAGGAACGCGCCATTTTGAGCACCACCGGTTACGGTCATTTCCTCAGCCATTTTAATATGCTGGTTTTTCCGGCTCTTGCTCTCCCCCTCTCGCAACATTTCGGGATTGATCTTGCCGCTACGCTTGATCTTGGGTTCTGGATGTACCTCTTGTTTGGGATAACCGCTCTTCCTTGGGGAATGCTGGCCGATAAATTCGGCCCCAGGCCATTATTGGCGCTCTTTTATCTTGGTGGGGGCTGTTCCGGGCTCGCCGCTGCCACCTTTTCCGACAATCCCTCAGCCTTTCAACTCGCCCTAGTCGGCATTGGGTTTTTTTCTGGAATATATCATCCGGCTGGCCTCGGTTGGATAGCAACGAGTATTCCCCGCCGTACAGCTTCTGCCATGGCAATCAACGGGATCTTCGGTAGCCTCGGCCTTGCTATGGGGCCTCTGTTAGCAGGACTGATCAACTGGTTGTTCGGGGTTCAGGCAGTGTATCTCTGCTTAGGGCTGATGAATATCGCAGGAATATTTTTTCTTTTGCTCACAAACAGGGCAACAGCAGATGCGCAAACAAGTAGGCAACAAACAGATGAACAGCAAAACTCCACGCCATCACTCCGAGAGCGGGAAGGAGAGAAAGAGAAATTTACAGCATGGAAAGGCTTTCTTGTTCTCCTCACTTGTATGATGCTGGGAGGAGTGATTTATCGAGGAGCAACTGTCACCCTGCCTGCCTTATTCGAACGCAATCTTCCGGTAGTGGTCATGGCTGTGAATAACCTGTTTCAGGACAGCACAATATCGGGTAATGTGGTCGCCACAATGACCATCGGCATTCTCTATCTGGTCGGGATGTACGGCCAGTATATAGGCGGTAGGTTCGGCGAACGCTTTGATCTCAGGCACAGTTATCTGGGATTTCACCTGATAACCATACCCTTTGCCTTTTTGATCGGAACGGCAACTGATATGCCCTTGATTCTGCTGGCAGCCCTGCATTCTTTTTTCTTGCTCGGGATGCAGCCCTTGGAAAACACCTTGGTAGCCAAATTGACTCCTGCCTGGATGCGCAGCTCTGCATACGGCATGAAGTTTATTCTTACATTCGGCGTAGGAGCCTTATCAGTAAAGCTGATTAAAATTACTGAACAAGGCTGGGGTCTCCCTCTTGTTTTTCCGGTTTTGGGAACGATTTCGGTCCTTCTTGTCCTTATGATTGGCGTTTTAATCGTATCAACGCAACACATCCGCTCTTAA
- a CDS encoding transglycosylase SLT domain-containing protein, with the protein MKSRQMSINKLVIHLELAVLGFVLVVLFLSALDRGGSKGALEIAEQNEQGEQTERVQSEHKEAKAIQTELFTDVHVPPRQRETRLGDLDSMLKRGQLRVLLPFSRTFFFQANDQALGLSSKILRRYEQFLNDQVVLGDKKMEIIFLPTPKERLVEDLLAGKGDIAVADLLLPPEQEERVTFISPVAAENQEILVTGPNSPQFKSIFNLSGQEITVREDSPYATSLQKLNNTLTSIGRKSVTLHIADTFLEDEDLLEMTATGMLPMTVVDSHVAEFWATIFHNLRLHNKIALRTAKEISWAVRSDSFLLQESISYFKKNSYLPQDGHLSLTEYYRNKDGFLKNSLALPALERYHSKAAFFEKYGEKYTVPSLLLAALAYQESQLDPSRLGENGKVGLMGINPAVVLQEGLQADPQQIQKPEHNIQTAARYLRFLADHYFSSPRLSELNRNLMAIAAYKSSPQQVMAARKKAALAGYNPDIWFNHVETAIHLEENKNIAQYVRNIYKYFKAYEYFLDRPENEEQE; encoded by the coding sequence ATGAAGTCCAGACAGATGAGTATCAACAAACTGGTTATACATTTAGAACTCGCTGTGCTCGGTTTTGTTCTGGTTGTGCTGTTCCTCTCCGCCCTTGATCGCGGCGGCAGCAAGGGGGCACTCGAAATAGCTGAACAGAATGAGCAGGGCGAGCAGACGGAGAGAGTCCAGAGCGAACACAAAGAGGCCAAAGCAATCCAAACAGAACTCTTTACAGACGTCCATGTTCCGCCCCGCCAGCGCGAGACCAGGCTCGGCGATCTTGACAGCATGTTGAAGCGCGGGCAACTCCGGGTGCTGCTCCCCTTTTCACGAACCTTTTTCTTTCAGGCAAATGATCAGGCGTTGGGCCTGAGCTCCAAAATACTCAGACGCTATGAACAATTCCTTAATGACCAGGTGGTGCTCGGGGACAAAAAAATGGAGATTATTTTCTTGCCAACCCCCAAAGAACGTCTGGTTGAAGACCTTTTGGCAGGCAAAGGAGATATTGCAGTCGCTGACCTGCTCTTGCCGCCTGAACAGGAGGAACGCGTTACCTTTATTTCTCCGGTTGCTGCGGAAAACCAAGAGATTCTGGTAACAGGACCGAATTCACCGCAGTTTAAAAGCATTTTCAATTTATCCGGCCAGGAAATTACTGTTCGCGAGGACAGCCCCTATGCTACCAGTCTGCAAAAATTGAATAACACCCTGACCTCCATCGGAAGAAAATCAGTGACTCTTCACATCGCTGATACCTTTCTTGAAGACGAAGATCTCTTAGAGATGACAGCGACCGGCATGTTGCCCATGACAGTGGTGGACAGTCATGTCGCCGAATTTTGGGCAACGATTTTTCATAATCTACGACTGCATAATAAAATCGCGCTGCGGACCGCCAAAGAAATCTCCTGGGCAGTCCGGTCTGACAGCTTTTTACTCCAGGAAAGTATAAGCTATTTTAAAAAGAACAGCTATCTTCCCCAGGATGGACATCTCAGCTTAACGGAGTATTATCGGAACAAGGATGGTTTTCTCAAAAACAGCTTGGCCCTGCCTGCCCTGGAACGATATCACAGCAAGGCTGCATTCTTTGAAAAATATGGTGAAAAATACACCGTTCCATCTCTCTTATTAGCAGCTCTTGCCTATCAGGAATCACAGCTTGATCCGTCCCGACTCGGCGAGAACGGTAAGGTGGGGTTGATGGGAATCAACCCAGCTGTTGTCCTTCAGGAAGGATTACAGGCAGACCCACAGCAAATCCAAAAACCGGAGCATAATATCCAGACGGCTGCCCGCTATCTCCGTTTCTTAGCTGACCATTATTTTTCCTCCCCGAGGTTGAGTGAGCTGAATCGAAACCTGATGGCAATTGCGGCCTACAAGTCCAGCCCGCAACAGGTCATGGCAGCGAGAAAAAAGGCCGCCTTAGCCGGTTATAATCCAGACATCTGGTTTAACCATGTGGAAACAGCTATACACCTAGAGGAGAATAAAAATATTGCTCAGTATGTTCGCAATATATACAAATATTTCAAAGCATACGAATATTTCCTTGATCGACCTGAAAACGAAGAACAGGAGTAG